The following is a genomic window from Actinomadura sp. WMMB 499.
GAGGGTCGGAAAGGGCGTCGGCGAGCCGGTGCCGGGCGGGTCTTGTGTCCGGCGTGTGTCGTGAGTTACGTTTCTGCGGCAGTCAATCGATTGAACGGAGTGAAACGTGACCGTGGAGCCGACTCTCACCGGGCGCCGGATCCTGGTGACCGGTGCCGCCGGGGGCCTCGGGAGGGCGGTGGTGGAGCACCTCGCCCGGGGCGGTGCCCGGGTCGCCGCCGCCGACCTGCGCGCGCCGGACCCGCACGCGGCCGGCGACGCGGCGGCCGGTGAGCTCGGCGCGGCGGTGTCGCTGGCGGCCGACCTCGCCGACCCCGACCAGGCCCGGGCGCTGCCCGGCCGGGCGGCCGAGGCGCTCGGCGGGCTGGACGGGCTGGTGAACTGCGCCGGCGTCATGCAGACCAAGGCGCTCGCCGAGCTCACGCCGCAGGAGTGGGGGCGGGTCGTCGACCTCAACCTGACGTCGGTCTTCCACGTCGTCCAGCGGGCCGCGGCGCTGATGGAGGACGGCGGGGCGATCGTCACGCTCGCGTCGGTCGCCGCCCGGTCGGGACGTCCGAACGCGGCGCACTACGCGGCGTCCAAGGCGGCGCTGCTGTCGCTGACCAAGTCGGCGGCGCTGGCGTACGGCCCGGCCGTCCGGGTCAACGCGGTGTGCCCCGGCGTGTTCATGACGCCCATGTGGGAGGGGATCATCGCCGAGCGCGAGCGCAGGTTCGGCGGCGGGGCGGGCCGCGCCTACCTGGACGAGGTCACGGGGGCGACCGCGCTGAAGCGGGACGGGCGCCCCGAGGAGCTGGCCGCCGTGGTGGCGTTCCTGCTCAGCGACCTCGCGTCGTACGTGACCGGCCAGGCGATCAACGTCGACGGCGGACTGGAGATGGACTGATGAGCGGTCACGGGTTCCGGCTGCTGTCCGCGCTGTACCGCGACGAGCCGATGGTGGGGATCTGGTCGCCGCAGGACACCGTGGGGGCCTGGCTGCGGACCGAGTCGGCGCTCGCCCAGGCGCAGGCGGACGCGGGGCTGCTGACGCGGGACGACGCGGACGCCATCAGCGCCGCGTGCCGCACCGAGCTGATCGACATGGACCTGCTGTGGGAGCGGTCGCGCACCGTCGGCTACCCGATCCTGCCGCTGATCCGGCAGCTCGCGGGCCACCTGCCGCAGGGACCGGACGGGCGGGTCCACTACGGCGCCACGACCCAGGACATCATGGACACCGGCCTGGCCCTCCAGCTCGTCCGGTCCTGCGACCGGCTGATCGAGCTGGCGGTGCGGTTCGGGGACGCGCTCGCGGAGCTGACCGGCGCGAACGCCAAGGTGGTGATGGCCGCGCGCACCCACGCGCAGCAGGCCGTCCCGACGACGTTCGGGGCCAAGACGGCGGTGTTCCTCGGAGAGGTGGCCCGCGAGGTCGCCGAGGTCCGCCGGGTCCGCGCCGACGTCGGCGTGGTGTCGCTGTTCGGCGCGGGCGGCACCAACGCGGCCATGGGCGAGGACGGGCCGCGGGTGCGGGGCGGGGTCGCGCGGCGGCTCGGGCTCGCCGACACCGACGTGCCGTGGCACGTGGCGCGCGACCGGGTCGCTCGGTTCGGCCAGGCGTGCTCCCTGCTGGCCGCCACCTGCGTGCGGTTCGCCCGCGAGGTGGTCGACCTGTCCCGGACGGAGATCGGGGAGGTCGGCGAGGAGGACGGGCACCACCGCGGCGCGTCGTCGACGATGCCGCAGAAGGTCAACCCGATCTACTCCGAGGCCGCCATCGGCTACGGCGTCGCGGCCTCCGGGGCGTCGGCCCTGCTGGGCCGGGCGATGGAGGCCGGGCACGAGCGCAGCGCGGGGGAGTGGCAGGTCGAGTGGCTCGCGGTGCCCCAGGTCGCCGAGTACACTGCCGCGGCCGTCCGGCTGGCCGGTGACACGGCGGGCTCCCTGCGGGTGTTCCCCGACCGGATGCGCGCCAACGTGGAACTGGACGGCGGCCTGCTGATGAGCGAGGCGCTGATGATGCGGCTCGCCCCGGCGCTGGGCCGCGAGCGTGCGCACGACCTGGTGTACGCGGCCGCCGCGCGGGCCCGGGCCGAGGGCGGCGACCTGGTCGCGACGTGCGTGCGCGACCTGCCCGACGAGGTCCGCGCGGCGGTCGGCCCGCTGCGGCTGGACCCGTCGGACTATCTGGGCGAGGCGATGTCGGTCGCGGCCGGCGCGCTGCGCGAGTGGAAGACCGCCCGCGACGAAGGAGGGAAGCAGTGATGGACGACACGGAGCGGCGGCTCGCCGACCTGCACGCCATGTGGCGCATCCGGGCGCTGGAGGAGAAGATCCGCGAGCTGCGGATCGGCGGCGAGGAGATCGTCGGGTCGGTGCACCTGTGCATCGGCCAGGAGGCCGGGCCGGTGGGCGCGTGCACCGAGCTCGGCCCGGACGACGCCCTGTTCGCGACCTACCGGGGGCACGGCTGGGCGCTGGCCCGCGGCGTGCCCGCCGAGGGGATCATCGCCGAGTGCGCGGGACGCGCGACGGGCGTCAACGGGGGGCGCGGCGGGTCGGCGTACTTCACCGCGCCCGAGCACGGCTTCCACGGCGAGAACTCGATCGTCGGCGCCGGGCTCCCGATCGCGGTGGGCGCCGCGCTCGCCGGGCGGTTCGACGGCGCCGGGCGCGTCGCGATGACGGTCTGCGGGGACGGCGCCCTGAACCAGGGCGCGTCCCACGAGGCGCTGAACATGGCGGCCGCGTTCAGGCTGCCGGTCGTGTTCGTGTGCGAGAACAACTACTGGTCGGAACTCACCCCGATCGACGAGATGGTCGGGGAGCCGGAGCTGTGGCGCCGCGCCGCCGGGTACGGCATGGCCGGCGCGCGGGTGGACGGCAACGACCCGGACGCCGTGCGCGCCGCCGTGCGGGAGGCCGTGGAACGGGGCCGCTCGGGCGGCGGACCCACGCTGCTGGAGCTGATGACGCAGCGGCTCGTCGGCCACTACATCGGGGACGTCGAGCAGTACCGGCGCCCCGGCGAGCTGGACCGGGCCCGCGAGGCGGAGCCGATCGCCCGGCTGACCGGGGAGCTGGAGGCGGCGGGCGTCCCGGCCGCCGCCGTCGAGGACGCGCGGTCGCGCGCCCGCGCCGAGATCGAGCGGGCCGCCGCGGCCGCGCTGGCCGCCCCGCTCGCCGACCCCGAGACCGCGAAGGACCACGTCTATGCCTGAGACCACGCAGCGGCCCGCCGCCGAGGCGCCCGTCGCCGAGACCCGCAAGCTGAAGTACGGCGAGGCCGTCAACGCGGCGCTCGCCCGGCTGCTCGCCGAGGTGCCCGATTCCCTGCTGTACGGGGAGGACGTCGGCAAGCCGGGCGGCGTGTTCGGCGTCACCCGCGGGCTGCGCCGCAGGTTCGGCGACCGGGTGTTCGACACCCCGATCAGCGAGGCCGCGATCCTCGGCAGCGCGGTCGGCGCGGCGCTCATGGGGGCCCGCCCGATCGTCGAGATCATGTGGGCCGACTTCTCCCTGGTCGCGCTGGACCAGCTCGTCAACCAGGCGGCGAACGCCCGGTACGTGTCGCGCGGCGCGGCGCCCGCGCCGATCGTCGTCCGCACCCAGCAGGGCAACGCGCCCGGCGCGTGCGCGCAGCACTCGCAGTCCCTGGAGGCGCTGCTCCTGCACGTCCCGGGGCTGCGGCTGGCGATGCCGCGGACCGCGCAGGACGCCCACGACGTCCTGGTCGCCGCCGTGCACGCCGACGACCCGGTGATCGTCGTGGAGAACCGGTCGCTGTACTTCGGCGACAAGGCCGAGGTCGACCTGGGCGGCGCGCCGCGCCCGATGGGCTGGTCGCACCTGCGCCGCGCGGGCCGCGACGTGACCGTCGTGAGCTGGGGCGCGGTGGCCGGGCAGGCGCTGGCGGCGGCCGAGAGCCTGGCGGCGCGGGGCGTCGAGGCCGAGGTGCTCGAACTGACCTGGCTGAACCCGGTCGACATGGACGCGGTACTGGCGAGCGCCGCCCGCACGCGGCGGCTCGCCGTGGTCCACGAGGCGAACGTGACGGGCGGCTTCGGCGCCGAGATCGTCGCGCGCGTCGCGGAGGCCGGCATCGGGCTGGACGCGGCGCCGGTGCGGATCGGCGCCCCGGACGTGCGGATCCCGGCGGCGCCGGGACTGGCGGCCGCGGTGCTGCCGGCGGCCGGGCCGATCGCGGCCCGGATCGCCGCGATGACAACGGCCTGAACGGCCGACCCACCCCTAGTCAATCGTTAGAACGGAGGTGCCGCGGATGGCACGGAGGCAGACGCTGGCGGCCGCTGCGGCGGCGCTCGCGATGGCGGCGCTGGCCGCGGGCTGCGGTCAGGCCGGCGAGTCGGAGGCCGCGGCGGACAAGGGCGAGCTCACCGTCGGGGTGTCCACCCTGGGGCAGAGCTTCCCCTTCCCCGCCGCAGTCACCAAGGGCATCAAGGCCGAGGCGGAGCGGCTCGGCGTCGAGATCATCGAGGTGGACGCCCAGGGGCAGGCGCAGAAGCAGTCCAGCGACATCCAGGACCTCATCGGCCAGGCGCCGGACGGCGTCCTGCTGCTGCCGGTCGACTCCGGCGTCGCCGCCGGGATGGCCGACAACCTGAAGCGGGCCGACATCCCGACCGTCGCGGTCGCGTCGCAGGTCGGCGACCCGAAGTCGCGCGACCTCACCGACGTCTACCCGGGCCTGGTCGCCCTCGCGACGCAGGACGAGTACGCCGCCGGGCGCACGGCGGGCGAGCTGGCGCTGGAGGTGCTGCCCGACGGCGGCGAGATCGCGGTCGTCGAGGGCGCCGCCGGGTTCGCCGAGACCCACCAGCGGTACCGCGACTTCGAGAAGCCCGCCGAGGAGAAGGGCGTCGAGCTGAAGGTCGTCGCCCGGCAGCCCGGCGACTGGCTGCCGGAGAAGGCGCAGTCGGCCTGCCAGAACATGCTGGCCGCGCACCCCGGCGTCGAGCTGTTCTACGCCGAGAGCGACGACATGGGCGTCGGCTGCGCCAAGGCGGTCGAGGCGGCCGGCTCGGACGCGGCCGTGATCGGCGTCGGCGGCTCCAAGCTGGGCATCGACGGTGTCAAGAGCGGCGACCTGTACGGGACGGTCTGCTACAAGCCCGAGGACCTCGGCGCGCGCGCCATGAAGGTGCTGCACGAGCAGCTCACCGGCGCGAAGAAGTACGACGCCGAGTTCGTCACCTACGAGACCCCGGCGATCACCGAGGACAACGTCGGCGAGTGCGCGCCGCAATGGTGAGGCCCGCCGCGGTGGACGCGAACGCGAAGGAGGGAGAGATGGGGCACGCACGGGCGGACGGCGCACGGGCGGACAGAGCACGGGCGGACGGTGCGCGCTCCGCCGGGGACGGCGGACCGCTCCTGCTCCTCGACGGCGTCACCAAGACGTTCCCGAACGGGACGCGCGCGCTGCGCGGCATCTCCCTCGCCGTGCGGCCGGGCAGCGTGCACGGGCTCGTCGGCGCCAACGGGGCGGGCAAGTCCACCCTCGTGAAGATCATCTCCGGGGCGCATCCGCCGAGCGGCGGCGTGCTGCGCTGGGCGGGCCGGGACCGCCGCTGGCGCGCCCCCGGCGAGGCCCGCAGGGCCGGGATCGCGACCATCCACCAGCACGTCCCGCTGGTCCCCACCCTCACCGTGATCGAGAACGTCTTCCTCGACCGGTCGGGCGCCTGGCGGATGACCCGCGACCTGCGCGCCGAGTTCGGCGCGCTCGTCGAACGGCTCGGCTACCCCGTCGACCCCGACGCGGTCGTCGGCGACCTGCCGATCGGCGCCCGGCAGATGGTGTCGGTGCTGCAGTCCCTCGCGGCGGGCGCCCGGCTGGTCGTGATGGACGAGCCGACGGCGTCGCTGTCGGACAAGGAGCGGCGGGTCGTGTTCGACGCCGTGCGCCGCCTGTCGGCGCAGGGCACCGCGTTCCTGTACATCTCGCACTTCTTCGACGAGATCTTCGAGCTGACCGACCACACGACCGTCATCCGCGACGGCACGACGGTCCTCGACGAGGCCACCGACGCGGTCACCGAGGGCATGCTCGTCCGCGCCGTCACCGGCCGCGAGCTGCTCGCCGTCGAGCGCGAGGGCGAGGCCGGCGCCGGGCCCGGACCGGAGGAGCCCGTGGTGCTGCGGGTCGCCGGGCTGTCCTCGGCGACCGGCGTGCGCGACGTCTCCTTCGACGTCCGCGCCGGGGAGATCGTCGGGATCGCCGGGCTGCTCGGCGCCGGACGCTCCGAGCTGCTGCGCGCGGTGTTCCGCGACGACTCGTCCGCCACCGGCACCGTCAGCGTCGGCGGGACGCAGGTGGGGGGCTCGGCGCGGGCCGCCGTCGCGGCGGGCATGGCCTACGTCCCCGAGGACCGCGCCGGGCAGGGGCTGCACGGCGGCCTGCCGCTGTGGAAGAACATCTCCCTGCCCGATCTCGCCCGGCTGTCCCGCGGCCGGCTGGTGCCGCGCGCCGAGGACGAGCGGGCCCGCGCGGAGCGGGCCGTCGCCGACCTCGGCATCGTCACCGCCGGCGTCGACGCCGTGCCGGGCGAGCTGTCCGGCGGCAACGCGCAGAAGGTCGTGTTCGCCAAGTGGATGTACGCCGACACGCGCGTGTGGCTCCTCGACGAGCCCACCGCGGGCGTCGACGTCGGCGCGAAGGCCGACCTGCTGCGGCTCGTCCGCCGGTTCGCCGCGCAGGGCAAGGCGGTCGTCCTCGTGTGCAGCGAGTTCGAGGAGCTGCTGTCGGTCGCCACCCGGGTGCTGGTCGTCCGGGGCGGCCGGATCGTCGCGGAGCGGCGGGCGTCCCAGACCACCGAGGAGGAGCTGCTGATGCTGGCCCACGGCCTGCGGACGCAGCGGTCGGCGCGGCCCGCGCCGTCCGGCCGGAACGGAGAAGAAGAGGTGCCAGGTGAGCACTGAGACCACGGTCGGGCGGCGGCTCCCCGCCGCGCTGCGGCTCGGCAACGCGGGCGTCGTGTACGCCCTCGTCCTGCTCGTCGCGGTCCTGACCTTCGCGGCGCAGGCCCAGGGACGGGTGTTCTACCTGGGGCCGACGAACGTCGCGAACATCCTCGACCAGACCACGCTGATCGGCCTGATGGCGATCACCACGACGATCGTGCTGATCAGCGGCAACTTCGACCTGTCGGTGGGCGCGGTCGCCGCGCTCGGCGCGGCGGTCTGCCTGAGTCTCGCCGACGACATCGGGTTCTGGCCCGCGCTGTTCGCCGCGCTCGCCGTCGGCGCCCTCATCGGGCTGTTCAACGGCGTGGTGGTGCAGTACTTCGGCATCAACGCGTTCATCGTGACACTGGGGACGATGACCGCGATCCGCGGGGTCGTGCTCATCGTCACCGACGGGCGGACGGTCACCGCACCCGAGGGCGCGGTGCGCGACGGGCTGCGCGCCGTCGACGGCGGCTCGTGGATCACCCCGAACCTCTACCTGCTCGCGGGCATCGTCGTGCTCGCGGTCGGCGTGTGGCGCGCCGCGCGCTCCAAGCAGTGGCGCCCGCCGCGGATCCTCGTGCCGCTCGCGGTCGGGGCCGTGCTCATCGCCGCGTCCCCGGTCGCGATCTTCACGATCCGGGTCACCCAGCGCACCCTCTACCTGCTGCTGCTGGCGCTCGTCGCGGCGTGGGTGCTGCGCTACACCACGATCGGCAGGCGGCTGTACGCCTCCGGCGGCAACCCCGAGGCGGCCCGGCTGTCGGGCATCGCCGTGGACCGGTACAAGGTCGTGGCGTTCGTCCTCAACGGGACGGTCGCGGCCTTCGTCGGCGTCCTGTACGCCGCCCGGCTCGGCTCGATCAACCCGAGCGCGCTGTCCGGGTTCGAGCTCACCGCGCTGGCCGCCGCCATCCTCGGCGGGACCTCGCTGTTCGGCGGACTCGGCAGCGTCGGCAAGTCGCTGGTCGGCGCGCTCATCCTGATCACCCTGCGCAACGGGTTCAACATCCTCAACCTCGGCGCGAACTGGCAGGGCCTGGTCGAGGGCGTCGTGCTGATCGTCGCGGCCGGCGTCTACACGATCTCGCTGCGGCGCGGCCAGACCAGGCGCATCCGGGAGTCCGAATCGCCCGCGCCGGCCGGGGACGGGCCGGAACCGCCGCCCCCGCCCGAGGAACCGGCGGACACCGGACACGAGGTCTCCCCGCAGACGGTCTCCGCGCAGACGGTCTCCGCGCAGCCGGGCGCGGCGGGCCGGAAGGAGGGCTGAGCCGGTGCTCGCAGCGGTCTGGCACTTCAGCTTCCACGTCGCCGACCTCGACCGCTCGGTCGGGTTCTACCGCGACGTGCTGGGCATGGACCTCGTCCACGTCCAGGACCAGGACAACGCGTACACGCGGGCGCTCGTCGGCTACCCCGACGCGCGCCTGCGGGTCGCGCAGCTCGCCGTCCCCGGCCGGGGGGAGCACGTCAGCACCCACGACCTGGAGCTGGTGGAGTACGTGGTCCCGCGCGGCGAGCGCCAGGACCCCGCCCGCCACCATCCCGGCGCCGCCCACATGGCGTTCGCGGTCGCCGACATCGACGCCGAGCACGAGCGGCTCGCCGCCCTCGGCGTCCGGTTCGTCTCGCCGCCGAACCGCATCACCGCGGGCGCCAACACCGGCGGCGCGGCCTGCTACTTCCTCGATCCCGACGCCATCACGCTCGAACTCGTCCAGCCGCCGCCGCACCGCGCGGCGCTGCTCCCGGGAGGCCGCCCATGAAGGTCGCGCTGCACAGCGTCCTGCGCGAGGGCCGGGAGGAGGACTACGACCGCGAGCACGCCGCCGTCCCGGACGACCTGCTCGCCGCGCTGCGCCGGGCCGGGATCCGGGACTGGACGATCTGGCGCAGCGGCCGCCACCTGTTCCACCTCGTCGACGTCGAGGGCGAAGCCGCCGGCGGCTTCGCCGCGGCCCTGGACGTCCTCGCCGCCGACCCGGCCGACCGGGCGTGGCAGGAGCACATGGCCGCGTTCGTCGACCGCTTCGAGCCGGGGGAGGACGGCCGGACGAACGCGCTCCCGGAGGTGTGGAATCTTCGGGGGCAGCTGTCCGGCCCCGACGAGGAGCATTCGTGATCATCGACGCGCACCAGCACTTCTGGAACCTCGACCGGGTCGAGTACCCGTGGCTGACGCCCGACCAGGGCCCCATCCACCGGACGTTCGAGGAAAGCGACCTCGAACCGCTCCTGGACGCGTGCGGGGTCGACGGGACGGTCCTCGTGCAGTCCGCCGACTCCTACGCCGACACCGACTACATGCTGGAGGTCGCCGACCGGTGGCCGCGCGTGCGGGCGGTCGTCGGCTGGGTGCCGCTGCTCCGCCCGGACGAGGCCGCCGCCGCGCTCGACCGCTACCGGCGGGACCCGCGCTACGCCGGCGTCCGGCACCTGATCCACGACGAGCCGGACCCGGACTGGCTGCTGCGGCCGCAGGTGCGGGACGGCCTGGACGCGCTGGCCGAACGCGGGCTGACGTTCGACGTCGTCGCCGTCCTGCCCCGCCATCTGGAGCACGTGCCGCTGCTCGCCGAACGGCACCCGGACCTGCGGCTGGTGATCGACCACCTCGCCAAGCCGCCGATCGCCGGGCGCGGCCGCGAACCCTGGGCCGGGCTGCTGGCCCGCGCCGCCGAGCACCCGAACGTGTACGCCAAGGTGTCCGGGCTGAACACGGCCGCCGACTGGGAGACCTGGACGGCCGCCGACCTGCGCCCCTACGTCGAGCACGCGCTCGAACTGTTCGGCGCCCGCCGGCTGATGTTCGGCGGCGACTGGCCCATCTCCGTCCTCGCGGGCGGCTACCGCAAGGTGTGGGACGAGACCGCGGAACTCCTGGACGGCCTCGCGCTCGCCCCCGCCGACCGGGACCGCCTCCTCGGCGGCACCGCCGCCGACGTCTACCGCATCCCCGACCCCGCCCGACCAGCCTGACCCGGAGCCGCCCCATGCTCGACCTGTTCGCCCCGATCGCCGCCGAGACCCGGATCTCGGTGCCGGAGCACCACCGCCGGCCGATCGCGATCGTCGGCGCGGGCGCGATCGTCGACGTCGCGCACCTGCCCGCCTACGCCGCGCACGGCCTGCCCGTCCGCGGCCTCTTCGACCTCGACGGCGACCGCGCCCGCGAGGTCGCCGCCCGGCACGGCGTCCCGCACGTCTACGGCTCCCTCGACGACCTGCTCGCCGACGACGGCGTCGAGGTCGTGGACATCGCCGTCGTCCCGCACGCGCAGCCGCCGATCGCCCGCGCCGCGCTGGCCGCGGGCAAGCACCTGCTGTGCCAGAAGCCGCTCGCGCCCGACCTCGCCGAGGCCCGCGAGATCGCCGCGCTCGCCGAGGAGCGGGGCCGCCGCCTCGCCGTCAACCAGCAGCTCCGCTGGGACGAGGGGATCGCCGCGGCCCGCGCCATGGTCCGCGCGGGCTGGATCGGGACGCCCACCGCGATGTCGTTCACCGTCGACGTGAAGACCGACTGGAGCGGCTGGTCCTGGCTCGTCCGCTCGGAACGCCTCGAGATCATGTACCACTCGATCCACTACCTCGACGCGGTGCGCAGCATCCTGGGCGACCCCGCCCGCGTCTTCTGCGCCGCGTCCCGCACTCCCGGCCAGGCGGAGGCGGGCGAGTCCCGGACGATGAGCACCCTGCTGTTCGAGAGCGGCGCCCGCGCGATCCTGCACGTCAACCACGAGAACCGCGCCGGCGACTTCCGCGCCGAGTTCCGCATCGACGGCGACAAGGGTGCGATCCGCGGCACGCTCGGCCTGCTGTACGACTACCCGCACGGCCGCCCGGACACCCTGGAGGTGTCCAGCACCGCGGCGCCCACCGACGGCTGGGTGGCCTACCCGGTGACCGAGCGCTGGATCCCCGGCGCGTTCGCCGGCCCGATGGCCGGGCTGCTCCGCTGGATCGCCGAGGACGAGCCGTCTCCCACGGCCGCGCGGGACAATCTCGGTACGCTTGAACTCGTCCAGGCTCTATACGCATCCATCGACAGCGGTGAGGCTCAGTCACTGTGACCCAGTCGACCGGGGGCGGCCGTTCACGGACCCGCCGGGTGACGCTCGCCGACGTCGCCCGCAAGGCTGGGGTGGACAAGGCCGTCGTGTCGCGCGTCGTCAACGCCGACCCTCTGCTGAACATCCGTCCCGAGACGCGCGCCAGGGTGAACGCCGCCCTCAAGGAACTCGACTACCGGCCGAACGTGGCCGCCCGCAGCCTGCGCACCGCGCGGGCCGGGACGGTCGGGCTGTTCATCCCCGACTTCGCCAACCCCGTCTACGCCGAGATCATCACCGGCGCGGAGACCGCGGCCGCGGAGCTGGACTGCGCGCTGATGGTCGGCTCGTCCACCGCCGGGCGCGGCGCGCAGAGCTACCTCGACCTGCTCGGCCAGGGCCGGGTCGACGGGCTGCTGCTGGCCGGGGGGACGATCACCGGCGAGGAGCAGGCGGGCCTCGCCGACCGCGGGCTGCCGTGGCTGTTCGTCAACCGCCGCGGCCCCGGCTCCGGCCGGCACGTCATCCTCGACGACGTGCTCGGCGCCCGGATGGCCGTCGAGCACCTGCTCGACCTCGGCCACCGCCGGATCGCGCACGTCGGCGGGCCGCCCGCCGCCGACACCGCGCAGCGCCGCCACGACGGGTACGCGACGGCGCTGCGCTCGGCCGGGATCGAGGAGGATCCGCGGCTCGTCGTCCAGGGCGCGTACGGCCCGGACGGCGGCGTCCAGGCGGTGCGGCGGCTGCTGGAACAGACCGAGCCGCCGACCGCGATGTTCGTCGCCAACGTCGCGTCGGCCATCGGGGTACTCAGCGCGCTGCGCGCGCGCGGCGTCTCGGTGCCGGAGGAGATGTCGGTCGTCGCCGTGCACGACCTGCCGCTGGCCGAGCACCTCATCCCGCCGCTCACCACGGTCCGGATGCCGCTGCGCGCGCTCGGCGCCCGCGCCACCAGGCTGCTGCTGTCGGTGCCCGCCGACCATCCCGTCGAGGAGGTCGTGCGCGAGCCGATCGAGCTGGTCGTCCGGCAGTCCACGGCACGGCCGGCCTAGCACCGCGACGGCGAGGGCCGCGGCACCCGGATCCGGGTGCCGCGGCCTTCTCGCTCGGCGGGTGGAGGGTCACTCCACGCCGAGCGTGCGGTCGCCGAGCCGGCGGACCTCCGTCGCGGGCTTCCCGCCGATCCCCTCGAAGCGGAACGACGGGTACGGGCGGTCGGCCCGTTCGAGCACGTAGGACCGTCCGTCCTCGACCCGGAACCGGACCACGTCGTCATCGGTCGGCCGCACGACCGGGCGGCCGCGCCCGGTGCCGCCGTCGACGACCCGCACCCGCCGCCCCGGCCACGGGTTGGCGATCGCCAGCGTCCCGTCGCTCGCGGCCTCGACGCCGACGAGGTTCGGCGCGCCGTCGCGCACCTCGGTGCTGACCCGGTGCCCGCCCTCGACCTGCACGGACCCGGCGGCGTTCCAGCCCTCCGGCCAGGCGGACGCGACGCGGACCACGCCCTCGTACGACTGGACGAGCGCCTCCTGCAGCGACGAGCCCACCACGGCGTTCCAGCCGTTGTAGTAGTTCGTCATCTCGGTCGGGTCGTCGCCGATGCTGTGCGACCCGAACCCGTTCGGGAAGATCTGGAAGTCCTCGGTGCCCTGGACGAGCAGGTTCCGCATCTCCCCGGGCAGGCCGAGCCGGGCGGCGAGCAGCGCGTCCTCCGCCCACTCCCGCGTGTTGACGTACACGCGGTTGCGGAACGTCGACTGCATGAGCTCGGAGTCCCGGCCGTAGAGGCCCCACGGGAACAGGGGCTCGGTGTCGGGGTTCTGCGTGTTGCGCCCCTCCTCGTCGGTGGCCGACCAGGCGATCACCCGCTCACCGTCGCGCGTGATGACGCGGAAGTCCGGGATCTTCGGCAGCGCCGCGCGCAGCTCCCCGGCCAGCCCCCGGTCGCCCCGCCGGTCCGCCTGCTCCGCGATCATCGGGAAGATCACCCGCATGGCGGCGAGGTCGGGCGCGGGGTCGGTGGCGTCCCACTGCGTCTCCATGGCGTTGACGTTGTGGAGGTGCAGCTTCCCGTCGTCGCCCTCCTCGAGGATCGACAGGTAGAAGCGCGCCACGTCCCGCATCAGCGGGTACGCCCGGTCCAGGATCCGGCGGTCGCCCGTGTACCGGTACTGCAGCCAGAGGTTGTGGACGACCTCCGGCCCGGTCGTGACGATCCGGTTCAGCCAGTCCGGCGGCCGCTCGCTGTCGCACGCCTCCGCCGTCCCGTCGTACCGCAGGAACTCGGCGACGCACACGCCCTCCGAGTCCTTCCAGTACGTGCGCGTCCATTCCCGCATCTCTTCCAGCCGGTCGAGGTAGAGCCGGAAGTACGGCTCGTTGAACTCCTCGGTGTCCGCGCCGAAGTTGGTGTAGACGGGCTGCCGCAGGTTGAAATGCCACCAGTGGTCGGCCGACCAGTGCACCTCGTCCCGCCACGGCGAGAACATGTTGATGACGCCGCCGTGGCTGCTCGGCACCGCCGAGCGCATCGTCGCGGCCGTCATGTAGAGCTGCTGCGCGCGCAGCTGCTCCATGTACTCGCCGACGCCGTCCCGGGACGTGATCCGCATCGGTGCCGCGCCGTCCCAGAACCGGTGCCACCAGGCCCGGTGCGCCCGGTCGCCGTCCGAGGCGCCCCGGAGCGCCTTCGCGGCGGCC
Proteins encoded in this region:
- a CDS encoding Gfo/Idh/MocA family protein; amino-acid sequence: MLDLFAPIAAETRISVPEHHRRPIAIVGAGAIVDVAHLPAYAAHGLPVRGLFDLDGDRAREVAARHGVPHVYGSLDDLLADDGVEVVDIAVVPHAQPPIARAALAAGKHLLCQKPLAPDLAEAREIAALAEERGRRLAVNQQLRWDEGIAAARAMVRAGWIGTPTAMSFTVDVKTDWSGWSWLVRSERLEIMYHSIHYLDAVRSILGDPARVFCAASRTPGQAEAGESRTMSTLLFESGARAILHVNHENRAGDFRAEFRIDGDKGAIRGTLGLLYDYPHGRPDTLEVSSTAAPTDGWVAYPVTERWIPGAFAGPMAGLLRWIAEDEPSPTAARDNLGTLELVQALYASIDSGEAQSL
- a CDS encoding amidohydrolase, which translates into the protein MIIDAHQHFWNLDRVEYPWLTPDQGPIHRTFEESDLEPLLDACGVDGTVLVQSADSYADTDYMLEVADRWPRVRAVVGWVPLLRPDEAAAALDRYRRDPRYAGVRHLIHDEPDPDWLLRPQVRDGLDALAERGLTFDVVAVLPRHLEHVPLLAERHPDLRLVIDHLAKPPIAGRGREPWAGLLARAAEHPNVYAKVSGLNTAADWETWTAADLRPYVEHALELFGARRLMFGGDWPISVLAGGYRKVWDETAELLDGLALAPADRDRLLGGTAADVYRIPDPARPA
- a CDS encoding sugar ABC transporter ATP-binding protein, with amino-acid sequence MGHARADGARADRARADGARSAGDGGPLLLLDGVTKTFPNGTRALRGISLAVRPGSVHGLVGANGAGKSTLVKIISGAHPPSGGVLRWAGRDRRWRAPGEARRAGIATIHQHVPLVPTLTVIENVFLDRSGAWRMTRDLRAEFGALVERLGYPVDPDAVVGDLPIGARQMVSVLQSLAAGARLVVMDEPTASLSDKERRVVFDAVRRLSAQGTAFLYISHFFDEIFELTDHTTVIRDGTTVLDEATDAVTEGMLVRAVTGRELLAVEREGEAGAGPGPEEPVVLRVAGLSSATGVRDVSFDVRAGEIVGIAGLLGAGRSELLRAVFRDDSSATGTVSVGGTQVGGSARAAVAAGMAYVPEDRAGQGLHGGLPLWKNISLPDLARLSRGRLVPRAEDERARAERAVADLGIVTAGVDAVPGELSGGNAQKVVFAKWMYADTRVWLLDEPTAGVDVGAKADLLRLVRRFAAQGKAVVLVCSEFEELLSVATRVLVVRGGRIVAERRASQTTEEELLMLAHGLRTQRSARPAPSGRNGEEEVPGEH
- a CDS encoding ABC transporter permease, which gives rise to MSTETTVGRRLPAALRLGNAGVVYALVLLVAVLTFAAQAQGRVFYLGPTNVANILDQTTLIGLMAITTTIVLISGNFDLSVGAVAALGAAVCLSLADDIGFWPALFAALAVGALIGLFNGVVVQYFGINAFIVTLGTMTAIRGVVLIVTDGRTVTAPEGAVRDGLRAVDGGSWITPNLYLLAGIVVLAVGVWRAARSKQWRPPRILVPLAVGAVLIAASPVAIFTIRVTQRTLYLLLLALVAAWVLRYTTIGRRLYASGGNPEAARLSGIAVDRYKVVAFVLNGTVAAFVGVLYAARLGSINPSALSGFELTALAAAILGGTSLFGGLGSVGKSLVGALILITLRNGFNILNLGANWQGLVEGVVLIVAAGVYTISLRRGQTRRIRESESPAPAGDGPEPPPPPEEPADTGHEVSPQTVSAQTVSAQPGAAGRKEG
- a CDS encoding L-rhamnose mutarotase, whose protein sequence is MKVALHSVLREGREEDYDREHAAVPDDLLAALRRAGIRDWTIWRSGRHLFHLVDVEGEAAGGFAAALDVLAADPADRAWQEHMAAFVDRFEPGEDGRTNALPEVWNLRGQLSGPDEEHS
- a CDS encoding VOC family protein; protein product: MLAAVWHFSFHVADLDRSVGFYRDVLGMDLVHVQDQDNAYTRALVGYPDARLRVAQLAVPGRGEHVSTHDLELVEYVVPRGERQDPARHHPGAAHMAFAVADIDAEHERLAALGVRFVSPPNRITAGANTGGAACYFLDPDAITLELVQPPPHRAALLPGGRP